The genomic DNA ATCTCGATCTGGCTTTTGAGATATGCCGTGCCGAAGGTCTTGTCGATACCCATGACCTCGCCGGTCGATCTCATCTCCGGCCCCAGGATCGCGTCGACTCCCGGAAACCGGTTAAAGGGAAAGACCGCTTCTTTGACAGAAAAATGTTTGACCTCAACTTCGCTCGCTTTCTGTGCTTTGAGCGATTTGCCAAGCATAACCTTGGTCGCGACTTTGGCCCAGGGGACACCGGTCGCTTTGCTGACAAAGGGGACAGTCCGGGAGGCGCGGGGGTTAACTTCTAAAACGTAAACCTTCCCCCCCTTGATCGCGAACTGGGTGTTCATCAGGCCAATAACTTTAAGTTCTTTGGCCATGGCATAGGTGTTTTTCCTGATCGTTTCAACCACGCTCTTGCTCAAGGAATACGGCGGAATGGAGCAGGCCGAATCCCCCGAATGGATCCCCGCTTCTTCAATATGCTCCATAATGCCGCAGATCATCGTCTGCTTGCCGTCGGACACGCAGTCAACATCAACTTCAATGGCATCATCCAGGAACTTGTCGACCAGGATTGGATGTTCAGGCGAAACCTTCACCGCGTTCTGCATAAAGTCTTCCAGTTCGTCTTCGCCGTAGACCAGCCGCATCGCCCGTCCGCCCAGAACATAGCTTGGCCGGACCAGAACCGGGTAGCCGATCCGGTTGGCGATCTTTTTTGCTTCTACTTTTGACGTGGCAGTCCCGTTCGGCGGTTGATTGAGCTTGAGCTTGCGGAGCATCGCCGCGAAACGTTTGCGGTCTTCCGCCCTGTCGATCGAAGCTGGCGATGTCCCGATGATCGGCACCCCCGCCTTCTCCAGCGCCAGAGCGATATTGAGCGGGGTCTGTCCGCCAAACTGGACTATCACCCCGTCCGGATGCTCTTTGTCAACAATATTCAGCACGTCTTCGACCGTCACCGGCTCAAAATAGAGGCGGTCGGAGGTGTCATAATCGGTCGAGACCGTTTCCGGGTTGGAATTGACCATGATCGATTCAAGACCTTCTTCGCGGATCGCGAAGGAGGCGTGGACACAGCAGTAATCGAACTCGATCCCCTGCCCGATCCGGTTCGGCCCGCCCCCCAGGATCATGATCTTTTTCTTTTGGGAACTTCTGACCTCGCACTCGGTCTCGTAAGTCGAATAATAATACGGGGTATAGGCCTCAAATTCCGCGGCGCAGGTGTCGACCAGCTTATAGACCGCCGCCACTCCAAGCTCTTTTCGCTTTTTTCTGACCTCTTCGGGCGTCTCCCCGGTCAAATAAGCGAGTTGTTTATCGGAAAAACCGTATTGTTTGGCACGAAACAGCGCCTCTTTGTCTTTTAATATTTTCTGACTTGATGCCTTGATCCCTTTCTCCTCATCAATGATCTCCTTCATATTCCGCAGGAACCAGCGGTCGATCCTGGAAAGTTCAAAGACCTCATCCATGGTCATCCCGGACTGAAGGGCATGCTTCACGTAAAATATCCGGTCGGGGTTCGGGATAGTCAGTTTGTTGTTCAATAACTCTGGGTTGACCTCATCTTTACCATCAGCACCAAGACCGGCCCGGCCGATCTCAAGGGAACGGAGCCCTTTTTGCAGCGCTTCTTTAAAGGTCCGGCCAATCGCCATCGTCTCGCCGACCGACTTCATCGAAGTCCCAATGATCGGCTCGGCATCGGGGAATTTTTCAAACGTAAAGCGCGGGATCTTAATAACACAGTAATCGATCGACGGTTCAAAGGAGGCCGGGGTCTCTTTGGTAATGTCGTTGGGGATCTCGTCCAATGTATAACCAACCGCCAACTTGGCGGCAAACTTGGCGATCGGGAAGCCGGTCGCCTTGGAGGCCAGGGCAGAGGAGCGAGAAACACGCGGGTTCATTTCAATGATCACCACCCGTCCGGTATCAGGATGGACCGCGAATTGAATATTGGAGCCCCCCGTTTCGACCCCGATCGCCCGAATGACCGCGATCGACTGGTCCCGCAGGTTTTGATATTCCCGGTCGGTCAGGGTCTGCGCCGGCGCGACGGTGATCGAATCGCCGGTGTGGACCCCCATTGGGTCAAAGTTCTCGATCGAACAGATAATGACGACGTTATCTTTCTTGTCGCGCATTACTTCCAGCTCGTACTCTTTCCAGCCGGTCAAATTCTCTTCGATCAGGATCTCGCTGGTCGGCGAAAGCTCCAGGCCCAGCTTGGCGATCTTCTCAAATTCGTCAATGTTGTAGGCGATCCCGGAACCGGTCCCCCCCAGGGTAAAGCTCGGCCGGATAATGACCGGCAAGCCGACCTTTTCCATCGTCACCCTTGCCTCTTCCATGTTGTGGGCAAAGCCAGATTTAGGGACATCAAGCCCCGCTTTTTCCATCGCCTGCTTAAAGAGGTCCCTTTCTTCCGCCATTTTGATCGACGCGATATTCGCCCCGATCACTTCAACTTTGAATTTATCCAGTACTCCCATTTCCGCCAGTTTTACCGCGGTGTTGAGGGCGGTCTGCCCGCCAAGCGTCGGCAGCAGCGCGTCGGGACGTTCTTTTTCAATTATCTTGGCGCACATTTCCGGCGTTATCGGCTCAACATAGGTCCGGTGAGCGAGCTCCGGGTCGGTCATAATTGTCGCCGGGTTGGAGTTGATCAGAATTACTTCGTACCCCTCTTCTTTCAGCGCTTTGCACGCCTGCGAACCGGAGTAATCAAACTCGCACGCCTGGCCGATAACGATCGGCCCGGCCCCGATGATCATGATCTTTTTAATGTCAGTGCGTTTAGGCATTCAGTCTATCCTTTTCGGGAAGCCAGTCCCGATCGGATCGGGACGGTTTCCATCCATTCATTTGTCATTTGTTGTACCCTTCAATTCGCATCAACTCATCCTGTTCTCCCAACCCCAAATAATTTTCTTTGGACACAACCTTTTTACCGCTTCGCTTCTCCAGGTCTTCCCTTGCTCTTCCCGCCACCGCGCCGCCTGCCCGTGCTGTTTTTTTGTTTTCATTAAAACCCTTGGGGTTTTTATTGCGAGTAATTTCGGTAGTGGCCGCCTCACCAAGTATAGAGAAAATCAGCTCCAAATCGGTCATATGGTCGCGCAAATTCTCTCTGTTCAGGCCTTTGTGTTTTTTGTATTCACTCAGCGTCATGCCAAAAGCCGCATTAGCTATCTCTGCGGTCAAAATCGCGTATTCCTTTTGCTCCTTTATTCCCCTTTTTTGCCATTCATCGGTCAGTTCTTCCCTGATCGCGATACCGCGCATCCGTTTCTCTACCCAAGCCTCCGGGTATCCTTTTGCTTTATATAAAGCGCGAGTTCTTTTAGTCGCCAGTTCAGGATCTTCGATCTCCTGGATCCGTTCGTATCCAACCTTTGCCAACCAGCGCTTAAATGGCTCGGCTTTGATTGAAGGAATTGACTGTATTATACGAAAAACACCTTCAGTATTAGCGCAATTAGTTTCTCTAATTTTCCCATCAGGGGCGCTTAATTCAAGTGGGGTACAAATTGTACCCCACTTGCCATCCAGCTCATTATCTCTCTGCCTCATTTTTTTAATGTATTGGCGCGGGTCGGAACTATCTGTCAATACCTCCACCACATCAGCGACAGAAAACCACCATTCGTCGTTATGGATGGTTTTTCTGATCTCTTTCCCACGGAAAATCGCTATTTGCTTTTCCGGCTTATTTGTCATTTCTTACTCTCCTCAATCATCCCAATAAACTTATCAAATAAATAGTGCGCGTCGCGCGGTCCCGGTCCCGCTTCCGGGTGGTACTGGACCGAAAAGACCGGCAGTTTGGTATGCCGGAACCCTTCGACCGTTTCGTCATTTAAATTGATATGGGTCACTTCCATCTCTTTGGTAAAAGTTTTGGGATCAACGGCAAACCCGTGGTTTTGCGAGGTAATGTCAACTTTCCTGGTATTAAGATCCATCGTTGGCTGGTTCCCGCCATGATGGCCAAATTTTAGCTTGTAGGTCTTGGCCCCCATCGCCAACCCGATGAGCTGGTGGCCAAGGCAAATGCCAAAGATCGGCTTTTTACCGATCAATTGTTTGATGTTTTCAATCGCGTAAGTAACCGCCGCCGGATCGGCCGGACCGTTTGAGAGAAAAATACCGTCAGGATTCATGGCCAAAACTTCGGCTGCCGGAGTAGTCGCCGGAACAACCGTTATCCTACAGCCAAGCCGCTGAAAATTGCGCAAAATATTGAACTTAATCCCAAAATCATAAGCGACAATATGATATTTACATTCATTTGTCATTTGACATTGGTCATTTGACATTTTAGCGTAGCTAGTTTCATTCCAAACGTAAGGCTTCTTACAGGTAACGACCTTAACCAGGTCGACCCCTTCAACCCCAGACGATTCTTTTGCCTTTTTTACCAATGCTTGAGTATCGTTTTCTGTGGTAGAAATGATCCCTTTTAGTGATCCTTGCAGACGAAGCCGCCTGGTCAGCATCCGGGTATCGATCCCCTCGATCCCGATGATCCCGTGCTTTTTTAGATAGTCGTCAAGTTTGCCGGTGGAGCGGAAATTGGAGGCGATTTGAGAGTTTTCTCGGACCACAAACCCTTCGCAGTGGGGAATAGCCGATTCCAGGTCTTCTTCGTTGATCCCGTAGTTGCCGATCAGCGGATAAGTCATGCAGACGATCTGTCCCTTATATGAAGGATCGGTCAGTATTTCCTGGTAGCCGGTCAGCGAGGTATTGAAAACAACTTCACCGCATCTTTCCCCTACCGCGCCGAAAGATCTTCCTGCAAATATTGTTCCATCTTCTAGTGCGAGTATTGCTTTCATTTGGTCAAAAAAAAGCCCCGAGT from Candidatus Margulisiibacteriota bacterium includes the following:
- the carB gene encoding carbamoyl-phosphate synthase large subunit; the protein is MPKRTDIKKIMIIGAGPIVIGQACEFDYSGSQACKALKEEGYEVILINSNPATIMTDPELAHRTYVEPITPEMCAKIIEKERPDALLPTLGGQTALNTAVKLAEMGVLDKFKVEVIGANIASIKMAEERDLFKQAMEKAGLDVPKSGFAHNMEEARVTMEKVGLPVIIRPSFTLGGTGSGIAYNIDEFEKIAKLGLELSPTSEILIEENLTGWKEYELEVMRDKKDNVVIICSIENFDPMGVHTGDSITVAPAQTLTDREYQNLRDQSIAVIRAIGVETGGSNIQFAVHPDTGRVVIIEMNPRVSRSSALASKATGFPIAKFAAKLAVGYTLDEIPNDITKETPASFEPSIDYCVIKIPRFTFEKFPDAEPIIGTSMKSVGETMAIGRTFKEALQKGLRSLEIGRAGLGADGKDEVNPELLNNKLTIPNPDRIFYVKHALQSGMTMDEVFELSRIDRWFLRNMKEIIDEEKGIKASSQKILKDKEALFRAKQYGFSDKQLAYLTGETPEEVRKKRKELGVAAVYKLVDTCAAEFEAYTPYYYSTYETECEVRSSQKKKIMILGGGPNRIGQGIEFDYCCVHASFAIREEGLESIMVNSNPETVSTDYDTSDRLYFEPVTVEDVLNIVDKEHPDGVIVQFGGQTPLNIALALEKAGVPIIGTSPASIDRAEDRKRFAAMLRKLKLNQPPNGTATSKVEAKKIANRIGYPVLVRPSYVLGGRAMRLVYGEDELEDFMQNAVKVSPEHPILVDKFLDDAIEVDVDCVSDGKQTMICGIMEHIEEAGIHSGDSACSIPPYSLSKSVVETIRKNTYAMAKELKVIGLMNTQFAIKGGKVYVLEVNPRASRTVPFVSKATGVPWAKVATKVMLGKSLKAQKASEVEVKHFSVKEAVFPFNRFPGVDAILGPEMRSTGEVMGIDKTFGTAYLKSQIE
- a CDS encoding Bro-N domain-containing protein, which encodes MTNKPEKQIAIFRGKEIRKTIHNDEWWFSVADVVEVLTDSSDPRQYIKKMRQRDNELDGKWGTICTPLELSAPDGKIRETNCANTEGVFRIIQSIPSIKAEPFKRWLAKVGYERIQEIEDPELATKRTRALYKAKGYPEAWVEKRMRGIAIREELTDEWQKRGIKEQKEYAILTAEIANAAFGMTLSEYKKHKGLNRENLRDHMTDLELIFSILGEAATTEITRNKNPKGFNENKKTARAGGAVAGRAREDLEKRSGKKVVSKENYLGLGEQDELMRIEGYNK
- the carA gene encoding glutamine-hydrolyzing carbamoyl-phosphate synthase small subunit, whose amino-acid sequence is MKAILALEDGTIFAGRSFGAVGERCGEVVFNTSLTGYQEILTDPSYKGQIVCMTYPLIGNYGINEEDLESAIPHCEGFVVRENSQIASNFRSTGKLDDYLKKHGIIGIEGIDTRMLTRRLRLQGSLKGIISTTENDTQALVKKAKESSGVEGVDLVKVVTCKKPYVWNETSYAKMSNDQCQMTNECKYHIVAYDFGIKFNILRNFQRLGCRITVVPATTPAAEVLAMNPDGIFLSNGPADPAAVTYAIENIKQLIGKKPIFGICLGHQLIGLAMGAKTYKLKFGHHGGNQPTMDLNTRKVDITSQNHGFAVDPKTFTKEMEVTHINLNDETVEGFRHTKLPVFSVQYHPEAGPGPRDAHYLFDKFIGMIEESKK